Proteins from one Salvelinus sp. IW2-2015 linkage group LG32, ASM291031v2, whole genome shotgun sequence genomic window:
- the mfsd8l1 gene encoding LOW QUALITY PROTEIN: major facilitator superfamily domain-containing protein 8 (The sequence of the model RefSeq protein was modified relative to this genomic sequence to represent the inferred CDS: inserted 1 base in 1 codon) produces the protein MENKRKKKMTYFTIGLIFLLSGMEYAVILPTIWRYLQTLGAAPYFLGLXLSAFSLSGLLSGPWFGYWSDKTHATKKIILFANLFEIVGNFMYFMGYSKWLLIFSRLVAGVGTGAGSSIFGFMGRCTAHKDRSAVFASVMACRQIGLMIGPVLNLFLRLCDFKLGPFVVNKYTAPGLFMCLMWTLLQLXXXXXXXXQLVVVFMFWDXPPREEPVGEGAEGVGEGAEGGGGSEGVAEGKPLLGPRPDILGSYGSVVTPDPPRSTANPAINDLPRVSPTPLPPLEEEGHSRSSSFSMSREFLREEVVVLFTAHFVILFNQTALETVVTPLTQQYFNFGELENSIIYCICSVEVITGFLFVHWLCRHTTERVLLAVGLILCHISCVWCLIFLANPQGNFSWQLAEFIIGVFLQISGLPFVAVAQVCLFSKITSVESQGLSQGVRRSVGGLATILGPLWGGGLTGHMYIMLGLMMALLVLFAIIFSFSYPRLVAPTVVEHAQGEDSGGVRGQEN, from the exons ATGGAGAATAAACGGAAAAAAAAGATGACTTACTTCACAATTGGACTTATCTTTCTTCTAAGTGGAATGGAATATG CTGTTATCTTGCCCACGATATGGAGGTACCTGCAGACTCTGGGGGCAGCGCCTTACTTCCTGGGTCTGMGCCTATCGGCATTCAGTCTGTCTGGTCTCCTCTCGGGCCCCTGGTTTGGCTACTGGTCTGACAAGACACACGCCACCAAGAAGATAATCCTGTTTGCAAACCTCTTTGAAATTGTCG GTAACTTCATGTATTTCATGGGCTACTCCAAGTGGCTTTTGATCTTTAGCAGACTAGTGGCAG GTGTTGGTACAGGTGCGGGTTCGTCCATCTTTGGCTTCATGGGCCGATGCACAGCCCACAAGGACCGCTCCGCCGTGTTCGCATCGGTCATGGCGTGCCGACAGATTGGCCTAATGATTG GTCCRGTATTGAATCTCTTCCTGAGGCTTTGTGACTTCAAGTTGGGGCCGTTCGTGGTGAACAAGTACACTGCACCTGGG CTTTTTATGTGCTTGATGTGGACCCTCCTCCAGCTNNNNNNNNNNNNNNNNNNNNNNNNNCAGCTTGTCGTGGTCTTCATGTTCTGGG ATCCTCCCCGGGAGGAGCCGGTGGGGGAGGGAGccgagggggtgggggagggagccgagggggggggagggagcgagggg GTGGCGGAGGGGAAGCCCTTGCTCGGGCCACGCCCAGACATCCTGGGGTCCTACGGCTCGGTGGTGACCCCTGATCCTCCTAGGTCAACTGCTAACCCGGCCATTAACGACCTGCCTCGCGTCTCTCCCACCCCCTTGCCCCCACTCGAAGAGGAGGGTCACTCTAGATCTTCGAGTTTCAGCATGAGCCGAG AGTTCCTAAGGGAAGAGGTGGTTGTGCTGTTCACAGCTCACTTCGTCATACTGTTTAACCAGACAGCACTGGAG ACCGTCGTGACCCCGTTGACCCAGCAGTACTTTAACTTCGGGGAGTTGGAGAACAGCATCATTTACTGCATCTGTAGTGTGGAGGTGATCACAGGCTTCCTGTTTGTCCACTGGCTGTGCCGCCACACGACCGAGAGGGTGTTGCTGGCCGTGGGCCTTATTCTCTGCCACATCTCCTGCGTATGGTGCCTCATCTTCCTGGCCAACCCACAGG gtaaTTTCTCCTGGCAGTTAGCAGAGTTCATCATTGGGGTGTTCCTGCAGATTTCAGGGCTCCCCTTTGTAGCTGTGGCACAGGTGTGTCTCTTCTCCAAAATCACTTCGGTAGAGTCTCAAG ggttgAGCCAGGGGGTACGTCGCTCTGTGGGTGGTCTGGCCACTATCTTGGGCCCCCTATGGGGGGGTGGTTTGACGGGGCACATGTACATCATGCTGGGGTTGATGATGGCTCTACTGGTCCTGTTCGCT ATCATTTTCTCCTTCTCCTATCCCCGCCTGGTGGCTCCCACTGTGGTAGAACATGCACAGGGTGAGGATAGCGGGGGTGTGCGAG GCCAGGAGAACTAA